The following proteins are encoded in a genomic region of Flammeovirga pectinis:
- a CDS encoding T9SS type A sorting domain-containing protein has product MNLKQLLSIGIILISTFSYAQQISPQDFKKSEEQLLSEKHEQEILLEERENRLLKEKHALEYSKVVESAKKHTLQLDLLSKEDRIKLQVEKELQENPFAVIPEKKELKRGVFVPSQLKFKTDTINLSKGRFSLKGLNTKEEQTVSFSERDMPTHLVQSFIDFAPQTKRGLLLKHRNDWVAEKIPSLLSKNTIEKSNKAFGLGLDSLTKSINIPLTDKEFIGKSGSRTLEEDAIILQLDSTVWYEHIADNDSVLTRKIYTTFNELGENVQHIEYRKNGNGELKVFLERNYLRDENGFLAEIETKENINGVLTTISITRYTWSSDIEYEYEYYSYNKNSQELEPNSKSELKLYTSDDNVIRLDFYYEYTFNKVLQTWIGQNGRTYTYDENGHVDSYMSFEWHNHVHGWAVSNSFEYINDDNGNHLTSLEKSYSRVEESLVNSYKNIYAYDENENRILEERFRWNKPSQEWEGEYKVEETFNENVQVSSRVSYDWSVDDMNFVADHKYEYTYFPDGSAETSVRYYWSEDLNEFIPDYRQTSAHLNGMQILSISEYYDTNKSEWVKNYKYEYAFDDLGNSISFASYYGEGDVWMKDSKSESIFDNKSQLLEGITYHSENNEWILYSKEELAYDENNNRIMYSQYFYSEGIWLKSYKEENSFDEEGRTLLSNYAYNDGDNNWLYHYQNNYEYPNNDTEIRTYQTWNINTDDWLNSTQYTYINRYNFNSDATSYWDSENNNWGNDWKHEYTYNENGDEVEVADYKGEGTTWVNHWLKKYEYNSNDLLTKIEEFESADSDWATTAIATKVLEYDNEDRLTLEERVAPDDWGSYESYKHEFEYNENGIKLLEVYLFGKSGAYVSGSKNERARKVIGNVDNYTILDAYYDWSSEDQDWVGDYKYEYDYDDNGNQILNKHQNYLGNTWVNSWESRYAFDDNDYITMYSYRSSWDTDLNYYTYGYRSNYLFNELNQKTQSLHDNFNDGSWVKRSRNNYLYDSEGRQSQEIYSYWSSETSKYRLSSKRNWNYLNDRDYDYTYFNYTNDAWVIYNQQEVRYNVDTFVKTETVFDASKGQKISEYKYCYASSNFNTQLKSIYTDFQNSYNNEITLIERHFNQDYFRITYNLKVSNDSLIDSNKNNLVIEDSTASVLTSRTYYTNTNTFDDPVWVELEKYMYEFTDGVQSGITQYSHDGTIFVPEKRYSMTYSEDEDVYTSISYEINGSEFEKHFKSEFKKNDDGQTIEHSSYHWSSDQEMWIGDYRYDHEEREDKDGYTYIKYATYYWDYSNNVWEGRYSYENKSKTNGNKVASVHFVWDYDNLDWALNYKNEFIYNDEQVKTSEISYNWSDKQQEWIGDRKRDYDGDRTAYSEWKFSDNTWQYVEAYTFTIEGEVSTRIHEEWITDTWVNNNKIINTNGDLDIYEYYDWSANIGDWCKIFKNTHYINKEEQSVHEYAIGGNDEWENIYRNTVIDYNYSGDISFSLSIYEEWNGSKWIKDHIKERLFNYYNPNKGYTAIYKYDSEINEFVPYKKTVENDAWEYTWNAELEDWLGIREQRWGIETYNERWDNELGKWILHEKEYYMYSPVITYDLPSAVSINETPSMEMNILTTAPGLALTTSGAATVDGLTVTFEEAGTLELTISTPAGETSYGTPYTAREIKAEMLVEKTEEALALDNVTLASDLLVYPNPSSDFVKVSVSAGTIISKIDLFTISGVNKGSTFNSLIDVKGLSQGVYILRISTNKGVASKTLVVK; this is encoded by the coding sequence ATGAACTTAAAACAATTACTCTCAATAGGTATAATTCTTATATCTACATTTTCCTATGCTCAACAAATATCGCCACAAGATTTTAAAAAGTCTGAAGAACAGCTTCTTAGCGAAAAGCATGAACAAGAAATACTTTTAGAAGAAAGAGAAAATAGACTTTTAAAAGAAAAACATGCTCTTGAGTATTCAAAGGTTGTTGAAAGTGCTAAAAAACATACTTTGCAACTTGATCTTTTGTCAAAAGAAGATAGAATCAAATTGCAAGTTGAAAAGGAGTTACAAGAAAACCCTTTTGCTGTAATCCCTGAAAAAAAGGAGCTAAAGCGTGGAGTATTTGTTCCATCTCAACTTAAATTTAAGACAGATACAATAAACCTTTCTAAAGGTAGATTTAGTCTTAAAGGTTTAAATACAAAAGAAGAACAAACAGTTTCTTTTTCAGAAAGAGACATGCCCACTCATTTAGTTCAATCATTTATTGATTTTGCTCCTCAAACTAAAAGAGGATTGTTATTAAAACATAGAAATGATTGGGTAGCAGAAAAAATCCCTTCTCTACTGTCTAAAAATACTATAGAGAAAAGTAATAAAGCTTTTGGATTAGGATTAGATTCTTTAACGAAAAGTATTAATATCCCTCTAACAGATAAAGAATTTATTGGGAAAAGTGGTTCAAGAACTCTGGAAGAAGATGCAATCATTTTACAATTAGACTCTACGGTTTGGTATGAACATATTGCTGACAACGACTCAGTACTAACACGAAAAATCTATACTACTTTTAATGAGCTAGGTGAAAATGTTCAGCATATTGAGTACAGAAAAAATGGTAATGGAGAATTAAAAGTATTCTTAGAACGTAATTACCTTAGAGATGAAAATGGTTTTTTAGCAGAAATTGAAACGAAAGAAAATATAAATGGAGTTCTAACAACGATTTCTATCACTAGATACACGTGGTCCTCTGATATTGAATATGAATATGAATACTATAGTTATAATAAAAACTCTCAGGAATTAGAACCTAATTCTAAAAGCGAGCTTAAACTTTATACATCTGATGATAATGTAATCAGACTAGATTTTTATTATGAATATACTTTTAATAAAGTATTACAGACTTGGATAGGTCAAAATGGTCGGACTTATACATACGATGAAAATGGACATGTTGATAGTTATATGTCTTTTGAGTGGCATAATCATGTACACGGATGGGCAGTTTCTAACTCATTTGAATATATAAATGATGATAATGGAAATCATTTAACGTCTCTGGAGAAATCTTATTCAAGAGTAGAAGAAAGTTTAGTGAATTCTTACAAGAATATTTATGCGTATGATGAAAATGAGAACCGTATACTTGAAGAGAGATTTAGATGGAATAAACCATCACAAGAATGGGAAGGTGAATATAAAGTAGAAGAAACATTTAATGAAAATGTTCAAGTTTCATCAAGAGTTTCTTATGATTGGTCTGTCGATGATATGAACTTCGTCGCAGATCATAAATATGAATATACTTACTTCCCTGATGGTTCCGCTGAAACTTCAGTTAGATATTATTGGAGTGAAGACTTAAATGAGTTTATTCCTGACTACCGCCAAACTTCTGCACATTTAAATGGAATGCAAATACTTTCAATATCTGAGTATTATGATACGAATAAGAGTGAGTGGGTTAAGAATTACAAGTATGAATATGCATTTGATGATTTAGGGAATTCGATATCTTTCGCATCATATTATGGAGAAGGAGATGTTTGGATGAAAGATTCTAAATCAGAATCTATATTTGATAATAAAAGTCAACTGCTAGAAGGAATTACTTATCACTCAGAGAATAATGAATGGATACTTTATAGTAAAGAAGAGCTTGCATATGATGAAAATAATAATAGAATAATGTATTCACAATACTTCTATTCAGAAGGAATCTGGTTAAAAAGCTATAAAGAAGAAAACTCTTTTGATGAAGAAGGCAGAACTTTATTAAGTAATTATGCTTACAATGATGGTGATAATAATTGGTTATATCATTATCAAAATAACTATGAATACCCTAATAATGACACTGAAATAAGAACATATCAAACATGGAATATAAACACAGATGATTGGCTAAATTCAACTCAGTATACATATATTAATAGATATAATTTTAATTCTGATGCTACATCTTATTGGGACTCTGAAAATAATAATTGGGGTAATGATTGGAAACATGAGTATACTTACAATGAAAATGGTGATGAAGTAGAAGTAGCTGATTACAAAGGTGAAGGGACTACGTGGGTAAATCATTGGTTGAAAAAGTATGAATACAATTCTAATGATTTACTTACTAAAATTGAAGAATTTGAAAGTGCTGATTCTGACTGGGCTACAACTGCTATTGCTACTAAGGTTTTAGAATATGATAATGAAGATAGATTGACTTTAGAGGAAAGAGTTGCCCCAGACGATTGGGGATCATATGAAAGTTATAAGCATGAATTTGAATATAATGAAAATGGAATTAAACTTTTAGAAGTTTATCTTTTCGGGAAGTCTGGTGCTTATGTATCTGGCTCTAAGAACGAAAGAGCTCGTAAAGTGATTGGTAATGTTGATAATTATACAATTTTAGATGCTTATTACGATTGGTCTAGTGAAGATCAAGATTGGGTAGGAGATTACAAATATGAGTATGACTATGACGATAATGGAAATCAAATTTTAAATAAACACCAAAATTATTTAGGAAATACTTGGGTGAATTCTTGGGAAAGTAGATATGCTTTCGATGACAATGATTATATAACAATGTATTCGTACCGTAGTTCATGGGATACTGATCTTAATTATTATACATATGGCTATAGATCTAATTATTTATTTAATGAGTTAAATCAAAAAACTCAATCCCTTCATGATAATTTTAATGATGGTAGTTGGGTGAAAAGATCTAGAAATAATTACCTATATGACTCTGAAGGAAGACAAAGTCAGGAAATTTATTCTTATTGGTCATCAGAAACTTCAAAATATAGATTGAGTTCTAAACGAAATTGGAACTACCTAAATGATCGTGATTATGATTATACATATTTTAATTATACAAATGATGCTTGGGTCATTTATAACCAACAAGAGGTAAGATATAATGTTGATACTTTTGTAAAAACTGAAACAGTTTTTGATGCATCGAAGGGTCAAAAAATCTCTGAATATAAATATTGTTATGCATCAAGTAATTTTAATACTCAATTGAAATCTATATATACTGATTTTCAAAATTCTTATAATAATGAAATAACTTTAATTGAGCGTCACTTTAATCAAGACTATTTTAGAATTACTTATAATTTAAAAGTAAGTAATGATTCTTTAATAGATTCTAACAAGAATAATTTAGTTATTGAAGATTCTACGGCTAGTGTTTTAACAAGTAGAACTTATTATACAAATACAAATACTTTTGATGATCCTGTTTGGGTTGAATTAGAAAAGTATATGTATGAGTTTACTGATGGAGTTCAATCAGGTATTACTCAATATTCTCATGATGGAACTATCTTTGTTCCTGAAAAAAGGTATAGTATGACATATTCTGAGGATGAAGATGTTTACACCAGTATTTCTTACGAAATTAATGGTTCTGAATTTGAAAAGCATTTCAAAAGTGAGTTTAAAAAAAATGATGATGGACAAACTATTGAGCATTCAAGTTATCATTGGAGTTCTGATCAAGAAATGTGGATTGGAGATTATAGATATGATCATGAAGAGAGGGAAGACAAAGACGGCTATACATATATAAAGTATGCAACGTATTACTGGGATTACAGTAACAATGTTTGGGAAGGAAGATATTCTTATGAAAATAAATCTAAAACGAATGGAAATAAAGTAGCATCTGTTCACTTCGTCTGGGATTATGATAATCTAGATTGGGCGCTTAATTATAAAAATGAATTTATTTATAATGATGAGCAAGTGAAGACTTCTGAAATATCGTATAATTGGAGTGATAAGCAACAGGAATGGATAGGTGATAGGAAAAGAGATTATGATGGTGATAGAACAGCTTATTCAGAATGGAAATTCTCTGATAATACATGGCAATATGTAGAGGCATATACCTTTACTATCGAGGGAGAGGTTTCTACTAGGATTCACGAAGAATGGATCACTGATACTTGGGTTAATAATAATAAAATTATTAACACAAACGGAGATCTTGATATATATGAATACTATGATTGGTCAGCTAATATCGGTGATTGGTGTAAGATTTTCAAAAACACTCATTATATTAATAAAGAAGAGCAAAGTGTCCATGAGTATGCTATAGGTGGTAATGATGAATGGGAAAATATATATAGAAATACAGTAATTGATTATAACTATTCTGGAGATATTTCATTTTCATTAAGCATTTACGAAGAGTGGAATGGTTCCAAGTGGATAAAAGATCATATAAAAGAAAGACTATTTAATTATTATAATCCGAATAAAGGATATACTGCAATATATAAATATGACTCTGAAATTAATGAATTTGTTCCTTATAAAAAAACCGTTGAAAACGATGCTTGGGAATATACTTGGAATGCCGAGCTAGAAGACTGGTTAGGAATCAGAGAGCAACGTTGGGGTATTGAAACATATAATGAAAGATGGGATAATGAGTTAGGAAAATGGATTTTACATGAAAAAGAATATTACATGTATTCTCCAGTGATTACCTATGATTTACCTTCAGCAGTTAGTATTAATGAAACTCCTTCAATGGAAATGAATATTCTAACAACTGCTCCAGGCTTAGCATTAACAACTTCAGGAGCTGCTACTGTAGACGGACTAACAGTTACATTTGAAGAGGCTGGTACATTAGAATTGACAATTTCTACACCAGCGGGAGAAACATCTTATGGTACTCCATATACAGCACGTGAGATTAAAGCCGAAATGTTAGTAGAAAAAACTGAAGAGGCTTTAGCTTTAGATAATGTAACTTTGGCGTCAGACTTATTGGTTTACCCTAACCCCTCTTCAGATTTTGTAAAAGTATCCGTTTCAGCAGGTACTATTATCTCTAAAATTGATTTATTTACTATTTCTGGTGTAAATAAAGGCTCAACATTTAACTCGTTGATAGATGTAAAAGGATTAAGCCAAGGCGTTTATATTCTAAGAATCTCAACAAACAAAGGTGTCGCCTCGAAAACACTTGTTGTAAAATAA